A window of the Mus pahari chromosome 1, PAHARI_EIJ_v1.1, whole genome shotgun sequence genome harbors these coding sequences:
- the Svip gene encoding small VCP/p97-interacting protein: protein MGRVLLRGWSWRGAELCSRSGGGGACSWAGPAAAPQRGFGFPALGACVPMGLCFPCPAESAPPSPSPEEKREKLAEAAERRQKEAAARGILDIQSVEAKKKKKEQLEKQMATSGPPTAGGLRWTVS from the exons ATGGGGCGGGTCTTACTGCGGGGCTGGTCCTGGCGTGGGGCGGAGCTTTGCAGCAGGTcaggtgggggcggggcttgCTCCTGGGCGGGGCCTGCTGCAGCCCCCCAGCGAGGATTCGGGTTCCCGGCCCTGGGTGCCTGCGTCCCCATGGGGCTGTGCTTCCCTTGTCCCGCGGAGTCCGCACCACCATCCCCGAGCCCG gaagagaaaagagaaaagctggcagaggcagcagaacGAAGGCAGAAGGAG GCGGCGGCTCGGGGGATTTTGGACATCCAGTCAGTGGaggcaaaaaagaagaagaaggaacagTTAGAAAAGCAGATGGCGACATCGGGACCACCAACGGCAGGGGGACTTAGA TGGACGGTGTCATGA
- the Ccdc179 gene encoding coiled-coil domain-containing protein 179 yields the protein MCLRVKDEEPAQVYPEEPRRHHPSDVSTRQSVEKRIHYMQNLQKEKRKMGKRFARPNPIPDTGILWT from the exons ATGTGCCTTCGAGTTAAGGATGAGGAGCCTGCACAAGTCTACCCA GAAGAACCACGAAGGCACCATCCTTCAGATGTTTCTACCAGGCAG TCTGTGGAAAAACGTATCCATTACATGCAAAAcctacagaaagagaagaggaaaatgggGAAAAGGTTCGCAAGGCCTAACCCAATTCCGGATACAGGCATCCTG TGGACATAA